A genomic window from Candidatus Schekmanbacteria bacterium includes:
- a CDS encoding DUF3467 domain-containing protein, giving the protein MNDEKNRNGKEIQVNIKVEEEIAEGVYSNLAKISHGIDEFTLDFIYINIDPPFGKLRSRIILTPQHAKRLSIALNQHIEKYEMNFGEIKISQDGPDGFNYIQ; this is encoded by the coding sequence ATGAATGATGAAAAAAACCGCAATGGGAAGGAAATACAGGTCAATATAAAGGTTGAGGAGGAGATAGCAGAGGGGGTTTATTCAAATCTTGCAAAAATTTCTCATGGTATAGATGAGTTTACGCTTGATTTTATTTATATAAACATTGATCCTCCTTTTGGGAAATTGAGGTCGCGCATAATTCTAACTCCTCAGCACGCAAAACGTCTTTCAATCGCTTTGAATCAGCATATTGAAAAATATGAGATGAATTTCGGTGAAATCAAAATATCACAAGATGGTCCTGATGGATTTAATTATATTCAATAA